A single genomic interval of Anopheles cruzii unplaced genomic scaffold, idAnoCruzAS_RS32_06 scaffold02317_ctg1, whole genome shotgun sequence harbors:
- the LOC128276745 gene encoding uncharacterized protein LOC128276745 has product MEDQSASSTVDEETPTTSGPANQGNGDQSSELIIHESDELLSLIISDSEGDEQEVPTDSTNSKRKGAENADADMTGIALLDVTSEAVSENNVGDAKQDDKQAKERSSEEGDVGAAEKLEQAENDNIDLTELSSPEGSFTCNRGVNKGPVNQLSPVRNDGKKNVARATNVNTTAEELFNSLLGERSSAAITETTVHAERSDMIKFSDEVDKDSSKIPAENKQKAVDRTVEIRPSVEQTEIAQQTEMATEAGEAAGTKRLPEKIDNVSGVTETADANGGEVKIPDEDADGIASQKKDASTVPTALHEKRLLRETEEDVTDDLAKRAIDANKKDGLAAVDEAQATQSDEHQVPIVSTSDDIDEPPRKKQKPSEVISTGDDLAIVLSESVQETSNDREHTSGVAFVANSCESISMNGQIKRRGSLLSEIEADKTVEANRSSSALSSAEMLPKKPTALEVLVIDDDDEEDISNPRATEAVNDTKKLEDSGKRDVHTSGVGNTDNISSAKRAKMAECGTLSDEEKSLRGVNPDTKNEDDKTKKRTEPTVLRMDFLRRFARPLTTMTQSDLEVLIMQKITEAIVNREEMAEMRQLLAKQDAMLTAYRQRITDLSKRLSDITLIQTRVLSELDKRSSRQVLPLKITRNVGLQIYLPRISYNEVEDHPLHSVAGSTSPIMGPKECLPNSAKNVSSTTANCGSQTPQTNAAKPLTAAHQTVPNLNKHSGTNTVRPPQTVTVARNSMVSSNGALLSNGATNKQTALAPASCDRRSTNTPNPKTTESSTSSSNSSVMNGNNVARNASDSNHGGNRKSCHKFTPMRAPMSAQQQAQHQRHAREQQEYMVQQQIKSQQAQRQLQTLNTG; this is encoded by the coding sequence ATGGAGGACCAAAGCGCTTCATCAACTGTTGATGAAGAGACTCCGACAACCAGTGGACCAGCGAACCAGGGAAATGGAGATCAATCGTCTGAGTTAATAATCCACGAAAGTGACGAGCTCCTGTCGTTGATAATCAGCGACAGTGAAGGCGACGAACAGGAAGTTCCAACTGATTCAACTAACAGCAAACGTAAAGGTGCTGAAAATGCTGATGCCGATATGACTGGAATAGCTCTCCTAGATGTGACTTCCGAGGCTGTTTCTGAAAACAACGTGGGAGATGCGAAGCAAGATGATAAACAGGCGAAGGAACGCTCCAGCGAAGAAGGTGATGTTGGCGCTGCTGAAAAGCTTGAACAGGCAGAAAATGATAATATCGACCTGACCGAATTATCTAGTCCGGAGGGGTCTTTTACCTGCAATCGTGGTGTAAACAAGGGTCCAGTGAATCAATTGAGCCCTGTCAGAAATGAtgggaaaaaaaatgtggcaCGAGCAACTAACGTTAATACGACGGCCGAAGAACTTTTTAACTCACTGTTGGGTGAGCGCTCTAGTGCTGCGATAACGGAGACCACCGTTCACGCAGAGCGCAGTGATATGATAAAATTTAGCGACGAAGTGGACAAAGATTCTTCAAAGATTCcagcagaaaacaaacaaaaagcagtCGATCGCACCGTTGAGATTCGTCCTTCCGTAGAGCAAACGGAGATCGCTCAACAAACAGAAATGGCTACCGAAGCTGGTGAAGCAGCCGGCACCAAACGATTACCTGAAAAAATAGACAATGTATCAGGTGTAACTGAAACGGCCGATGCAAATGGTGGGGAAGTAAAAATCCCCGATGAAGACGCCGATGGAATTGcgtcacaaaaaaaggatgcaaGTACTGTTCCTACTGCGTTACACGAGAAGCGCTTATTGCGGGAGACAGAGGAAGATGTAACGGACGATCTTGCAAAACGAGCAATCGACGCGAACAAGAAGGACGGTTTAGCTGCTGTTGATGAGGCTCAGGCTACACAAAGCGACGAACACCAAGTGCCAATCGTTAGCACTTCTGATGATATCGACGAACCACCGAGAAAAAAGCAGAAACCTTCGGAAGTGATCTCGACAGGTGACGATCTAGCTATTGTGTTATCAGAGAGTGTACAAGAAACAAGTAACGATCGAGAGCATACCTCGGGTGTCGCATTTGTGGCTAATTCATGCGAATCGATAAGTATGAATGGCCAAATCAAACGTAGAGGTTCATTACTAAGCGAGATCGAAGCCGACAAAACAGTCGAGGCAAATAGAAGCAGTTCTGCACTTAGTTCGGCAGAAATGTTACCCAAAAAACCAACGGCCCTGGAAGTGTTggtgattgatgatgatgatgaagaagatATTTCGAACCCTAGAGCAACAGAAGCAGTAAACGATACCAAGAAATTGGAGGACAGTGGCAAGCGAGATGTACACACAAGCGGGGTCGGAAATACCGACAATATATCTTCTGCAAAGAGAGCGAAGATGGCTGAATGTGGTACATTGAGCGACGAGGAGAAGAGTCTTCGTGGCGTCAACCCAGACACGAAAAACGAAGACGATAAAACTaaaaaacgaacggaaccgacTGTGTTACGAATGGATTTTCTAAGAAGATTCGCACGACCTTTGACAACCATGACTCAATCTGATCTTGAAGTACTAATCATGCAGAAGATTACCGAGGCGATCGTAAACCGGGAAGAGATGGCCGAGATGCGCCAGCTGCTTGCGAAGCAGGATGCAATGTTGACCGCGTACCGGCAACGAATTACAGATTTGTCCAAGAGGTTGAGCGATATTACGCTGATACAAACTCGAGTGTTGAGCGAATTGGACAAACGCTCGAGCCGTCAGGTACTGCCACTTAAGATAACGCGGAACGTCGGACTTCAGATATATTTGCCGAGAATCTCCTACAATGAAGTGGAAGACCATCCGTTGCACTCCGTAGCAGGGAGCACTTCACCAATAATGGGCCCGAAAGAGTGCTTGCCGAATAGTGCCAAGAACGTGTCTTCAACGACAGCGAACTGTGGTTCACAGACACCACAGACAAATGCAGCAAAACCCTTGACAGCCGCTCATCAAACCGTCCCGAACCTGAACAAGCATTCCGGTACTAACACCGTGCGACCGCCACAAACGGTGACCGTAGCACGAAATTCTATGGTTAGTTCCAACGGTGCATTGCTTTCGAATGGtgcaaccaacaaacaaacagcgctGGCTCCTGCGAGTTGCGACCGTCGTTCTACAAACACACCCAATCCGAAAACCACCGAATCCTCAACATCATCCAGCAATAGCAGTGTAATGAACGGCAACAATGTAGCTAGGAACGCATCGGACAGCAACCATGGCGGAAATCGAAAGTCCTGTCACAAATTCACCCCAATGAGGGCTCCAATGTCCGCCCAGCAACAGGCACAGCACCAAAGACATGCTCGTGAACAGCAGGAGTACATGGTACAGCAGCAAATCAAGAGCCAACAAGCACAACGACAGCTGCAGACACTTAA